One region of Chryseobacterium muglaense genomic DNA includes:
- a CDS encoding DUF4349 domain-containing protein: MKKFIVLVAVSSVFVMCKKGEATQPQLENAISSADSAAANVGEKINSINDEAGVIFDSASIKIKDFETTKSEAVQKMEATSKSIDSLSEKISSMKLESKSEKKDSIQKIVVNVPAPKIIKETKIVYKDQPKQVEKISQNRMLKTGVLELNVNDAETAKETVKELVKKYDGFVKSENTSLNNNDTKIAYLKVKVPIQKFDYLMDDLSFNIGNVENKEIDVNGQDFVNNTLCDMEITLYGASEAALAKSKPETFGAKSLDAVSSGWNVITSIFLFILPLWPLFVIAGIGYYFYKKKSQKQSENQSN; this comes from the coding sequence ATGAAAAAGTTCATTGTATTAGTTGCAGTATCAAGCGTGTTTGTAATGTGTAAAAAAGGAGAAGCGACGCAGCCTCAATTAGAAAATGCAATCAGCAGTGCAGACAGTGCTGCTGCAAATGTTGGTGAAAAAATCAATTCTATTAATGATGAAGCAGGAGTTATATTCGATTCTGCCAGCATAAAAATTAAAGATTTCGAAACCACAAAAAGTGAAGCCGTTCAAAAAATGGAGGCTACCTCAAAAAGCATTGACTCTTTATCTGAAAAAATCAGCAGCATGAAACTGGAATCAAAATCTGAAAAGAAAGATTCTATTCAAAAAATTGTGGTCAACGTTCCGGCTCCGAAAATAATTAAAGAAACAAAAATTGTTTATAAAGACCAACCAAAACAAGTAGAAAAAATTTCTCAGAACAGAATGCTGAAAACAGGAGTTTTGGAACTCAATGTAAACGATGCCGAAACAGCTAAAGAAACCGTAAAAGAGTTGGTAAAAAAATATGATGGTTTTGTAAAAAGCGAAAATACCTCTCTTAATAATAACGATACCAAAATTGCTTATTTGAAAGTAAAAGTTCCAATTCAGAAATTTGATTATCTGATGGATGACCTTAGTTTTAATATTGGGAATGTAGAAAATAAAGAAATTGATGTGAACGGACAGGATTTTGTAAACAACACGCTATGTGATATGGAAATTACTCTCTATGGAGCTTCTGAAGCGGCTCTGGCAAAAAGTAAACCAGAAACCTTTGGCGCAAAATCTTTAGACGCAGTATCTTCAGGATGGAATGTAATTACGTCAATTTTCCTATTTATTCTTCCGCTTTGGCCATTGTTTGTAATTGCAGGAATCGGTTATTATTTCTACAAAAAGAAAAGCCAAAAACAGTCTGAAAATCAATCAAACTAA
- a CDS encoding acyl-CoA dehydrogenase family protein translates to MDFNLSEEQLMIQQAARDFAQTELFPEVIERDRDQKFPTEQVKKMGEMGLLGMMVDPKYGGAGMDSVSYVLAMEEIAKVDASAAVVMSVNNSLVCAGLEKFASEEQKVKYLTPLASGQVIGAFALSEPEAGSDATSQQTTAEDKGDYYLLNGIKNWITNGSTASYYIVIAQTNPEKKHKGINAFIVEKGWEGFEIGTKEDKLGIRGSDTHSLLFNNVKVPKENRIGEDGFGFNFAMAVLNGGRIGIASQALGIASGAYELALKYAKTRKAFKTEIINHQAIAFKLADMATQITAARMLCFKAACEKDAGKDISESGAMAKLYASQVAMDTTIEAVQIHGGYGYVKEYHVERMMRDAKITQIYEGTSEIQKIVISRSISK, encoded by the coding sequence ATGGACTTTAATTTATCAGAAGAACAGCTGATGATTCAGCAGGCAGCAAGAGATTTTGCACAAACCGAACTTTTCCCTGAGGTCATCGAAAGAGATAGGGATCAGAAATTTCCGACTGAGCAGGTGAAGAAAATGGGCGAAATGGGGCTTTTGGGAATGATGGTTGATCCAAAATACGGAGGTGCCGGTATGGACAGTGTTTCTTACGTTTTGGCAATGGAAGAAATTGCTAAAGTAGATGCTTCTGCAGCTGTGGTAATGTCTGTAAATAACTCTTTGGTATGTGCAGGTCTTGAAAAATTTGCTTCTGAAGAGCAAAAAGTAAAATATCTTACACCTCTTGCAAGCGGACAGGTAATTGGAGCATTTGCTTTATCTGAGCCTGAAGCTGGTTCTGACGCAACATCTCAGCAAACTACCGCTGAAGACAAAGGGGATTACTATCTTTTAAACGGAATAAAAAACTGGATTACAAATGGTAGTACTGCATCTTACTACATTGTAATTGCACAAACCAATCCTGAGAAAAAACATAAAGGAATCAACGCATTTATCGTTGAAAAAGGTTGGGAAGGTTTCGAAATCGGAACAAAAGAAGATAAATTGGGAATTAGAGGAAGTGATACGCATTCTTTGCTTTTTAACAACGTAAAAGTACCTAAAGAAAACAGAATTGGTGAAGACGGTTTCGGATTCAATTTTGCAATGGCTGTATTGAATGGAGGTAGAATTGGTATTGCTTCTCAGGCTTTAGGGATTGCTTCTGGAGCTTACGAATTAGCGTTGAAATATGCTAAAACAAGAAAAGCCTTCAAAACTGAAATTATTAATCACCAGGCGATTGCTTTTAAATTAGCTGATATGGCAACTCAAATCACGGCTGCAAGAATGCTTTGCTTTAAAGCTGCTTGTGAAAAAGATGCTGGAAAAGATATTTCTGAAAGTGGAGCAATGGCAAAGCTATATGCTTCTCAGGTTGCAATGGATACTACAATAGAAGCTGTACAAATACACGGTGGATACGGATATGTGAAAGAATATCACGTAGAAAGAATGATGCGTGATGCAAAAATCACTCAGATTTACGAAGGAACTTCTGAAATCCAGAAAATTGTGATTTCCAGAAGTATTTCAAAATAA
- a CDS encoding AMP-dependent synthetase/ligase, translating into MAIKRLFDIPHYALEHLPKSDMFVTKYHGEWKKTSTQEFINQGNKISRGLLKLGIKPGDKIALITTNSRTEWAIMDLGLSQIGVVSVPVYPSISPEDYEFIFNNAEIKYCFVSDKELLAKVMKIKHNVPSLQGIFTFDNVSGAANWKEVLDLGEDDSTQIEVEDLSKAINTEDLATLIYTSGTTGKPKGVMLTHENIVANVLGSIPRIPKKKSLDYKDTRVLSFLPICHIFERMLFYLFQYNGFSIYFAESIEKMGENVKEVKPHYMSVVPRLVEKVYDKIYNTGSNAGGLKQKIFFWALQLIQKKKEVSKPSGLQEIIADKLVFKKWREGLGGEIITLVSGSAALSTRLNLMFQNAGIPILEGYGLTETSPVISVNSFGKMKVGTVGHPLDNLTVKIQQDGEITVKGPSVFKSYFKNEEQTKEAFTGDGFFKTGDIGHIDSEGFLQITDRKKEMFKTSGGKYIAPQTIENLAKASKFIEQIMVVGDGEKMPTALVQPDFEFAKNWAMRNNLSIGTTPQEIAKSAELKTRIEKEIDDINEHLGNWERIKKIELTPEVWGIEAGLLTPTLKLKRKAIKEKFIDLYNKMYEHHD; encoded by the coding sequence ATGGCAATCAAAAGATTATTCGATATACCTCACTATGCTTTAGAACATCTCCCAAAAAGTGATATGTTTGTTACCAAATACCATGGTGAGTGGAAAAAAACCTCTACCCAAGAGTTCATCAATCAAGGGAATAAAATTTCGCGAGGACTTTTAAAACTAGGCATTAAACCTGGTGATAAAATTGCATTAATCACAACCAATTCACGTACAGAATGGGCAATAATGGATCTTGGGCTTTCACAAATTGGTGTGGTTTCTGTTCCTGTTTACCCGAGTATTTCCCCTGAAGACTACGAATTTATTTTTAATAATGCTGAAATAAAATACTGCTTTGTTTCTGATAAAGAATTGCTTGCCAAAGTAATGAAAATCAAACACAACGTACCAAGTCTGCAAGGTATTTTCACTTTTGACAATGTGAGCGGAGCTGCCAATTGGAAAGAAGTATTAGATTTGGGTGAAGACGATTCTACGCAAATTGAAGTAGAAGACCTTTCTAAGGCAATTAATACCGAAGATTTAGCTACCTTAATTTATACTTCCGGAACCACAGGAAAACCTAAAGGGGTAATGCTTACCCATGAAAATATTGTTGCCAATGTATTAGGCTCAATTCCGAGAATTCCAAAGAAAAAAAGTTTGGATTATAAAGACACCAGAGTTTTAAGCTTCTTGCCAATTTGCCACATCTTTGAGAGAATGCTGTTTTACCTTTTCCAATACAATGGTTTTTCAATTTATTTCGCTGAAAGTATTGAAAAAATGGGTGAAAACGTAAAAGAAGTAAAACCTCACTACATGAGCGTTGTTCCTCGTTTGGTAGAAAAAGTATATGATAAAATTTACAATACCGGTTCTAATGCAGGAGGTTTGAAACAGAAAATCTTCTTCTGGGCTTTACAATTGATCCAAAAGAAAAAAGAAGTTTCAAAACCTTCAGGATTGCAGGAGATTATAGCAGACAAATTAGTATTCAAAAAATGGAGAGAAGGTTTAGGAGGTGAGATTATCACTTTAGTTTCAGGATCTGCGGCTTTGTCTACCAGATTAAATTTAATGTTCCAAAACGCAGGAATTCCTATTTTGGAAGGATATGGCTTAACAGAAACTTCCCCAGTAATTTCTGTAAACTCTTTCGGAAAAATGAAAGTGGGAACGGTAGGGCATCCTTTGGACAATTTAACGGTGAAAATTCAGCAAGATGGAGAAATTACTGTAAAAGGACCTTCTGTTTTTAAAAGTTATTTTAAGAATGAGGAGCAAACCAAAGAAGCATTCACAGGAGACGGATTTTTCAAAACGGGAGATATCGGTCATATCGACAGCGAGGGTTTCTTACAGATTACTGACCGTAAAAAGGAAATGTTTAAAACTTCCGGTGGAAAATACATCGCTCCGCAAACGATTGAAAATTTAGCAAAGGCTTCGAAATTTATCGAACAAATCATGGTCGTAGGGGACGGCGAAAAAATGCCGACCGCACTGGTACAACCCGATTTTGAATTTGCTAAAAACTGGGCAATGAGAAATAATCTGAGCATTGGTACAACTCCGCAGGAAATTGCAAAAAGTGCAGAACTGAAAACCAGAATAGAAAAAGAGATTGATGACATCAACGAACATCTAGGAAACTGGGAAAGAATCAAAAAGATTGAACTGACACCAGAGGTTTGGGGAATTGAAGCAGGACTTTTAACACCTACTTTAAAACTTAAACGTAAAGCAATTAAAGAAAAATTTATTGATTTGTACAATAAGATGTACGAGCATCACGATTAA
- a CDS encoding zinc ribbon domain-containing protein: MANLTDISVEEKLRALYDLQIIDSRLDEIRNTRGELPIEVEDLEIEIEGLETRAEKFQADIKEQNDQINTKNEVINHAKTLIEKYKSQQDSVRNNKEFEALGKEMEYQELEIQLSEKRIKEFGAKIGHKEETLNELTTKINDLKNHLKFKKEELEGLVSETQKEEEYLLEKSKEFAAKIDERLLASYHRIRKSSSTGLAVVGLERGAPKGSFFTIPPQKQMEIAQRKKIIIDEHSGKILVDDELVMEETEKMKSVIKF, encoded by the coding sequence ATGGCAAATTTAACAGATATTTCAGTTGAAGAAAAATTAAGAGCTTTATATGATTTACAAATCATAGATTCAAGATTAGACGAAATCCGTAATACAAGAGGAGAATTGCCAATCGAAGTTGAAGATCTTGAAATTGAAATTGAAGGTCTTGAAACAAGAGCTGAAAAATTTCAGGCAGATATTAAAGAGCAGAATGATCAAATCAACACTAAAAATGAGGTGATTAATCATGCAAAAACACTTATTGAAAAATACAAGTCTCAACAGGATAGTGTAAGAAACAATAAAGAGTTTGAAGCTTTAGGAAAGGAGATGGAATATCAGGAACTTGAAATTCAGCTTTCTGAAAAAAGAATCAAAGAATTTGGAGCTAAAATCGGGCATAAAGAAGAAACTTTGAATGAGTTGACTACAAAAATCAACGATTTGAAGAATCACCTTAAATTCAAAAAAGAAGAATTAGAAGGTCTTGTATCTGAAACTCAAAAAGAAGAAGAATATCTTCTTGAAAAGTCTAAAGAATTTGCTGCTAAAATCGACGAAAGATTATTAGCTTCTTACCACAGAATCAGAAAAAGCTCTTCTACAGGTTTAGCTGTTGTAGGTCTTGAAAGAGGTGCTCCAAAAGGATCATTCTTTACAATTCCTCCTCAAAAGCAAATGGAAATCGCTCAGAGAAAGAAAATTATTATTGATGAGCACTCAGGGAAAATCCTTGTAGATGACGAATTGGTAATGGAAGAAACTGAAAAAATGAAATCTGTAATTAAATTTTAA
- a CDS encoding Nif3-like dinuclear metal center hexameric protein: MTIKEVISIIENQIAMPQAEDFDNVGLLCGIPSRNVSGVLVCHDALESVIDEAISKNCNLVVCFHPIIFSGLKSLTGKNYVERAVLKAIENKVAIYAIHTAFDNDYSGVNAGICNALGLKNVKILQPKKNNLKQLNVYVPNDYAEQLKEALFSAGAGNIGFYDECSFKTEGSGTFRPIEGSNPFSGQQNVRENADENMISVIFEAYKQHQIIAAMKEVHPYEEVAHQIYSLDNENQYAGLGMYGELDQKMDEKDFLRFIKDKFKVEVVKHSDFTDKKIKRVGVLGGSGASGIKSALAKKCDAYITGDLKYHDYFLAESKMLLCDVGHYESEQWVAQQIFEILSQKISTFAILNSSEKTNPVNYFL; this comes from the coding sequence ATGACAATTAAAGAAGTAATTTCTATAATAGAAAATCAGATAGCAATGCCCCAAGCGGAAGATTTTGATAATGTTGGGCTTTTATGCGGAATTCCAAGTCGTAATGTAAGTGGAGTTTTGGTTTGCCATGATGCTTTAGAAAGTGTTATTGACGAAGCTATTTCTAAAAACTGTAATCTTGTGGTATGTTTTCATCCGATTATTTTCTCAGGTTTAAAATCTCTTACGGGTAAAAATTATGTGGAAAGAGCGGTTTTAAAAGCTATTGAAAATAAAGTTGCCATTTATGCCATTCATACTGCTTTTGATAATGATTATTCGGGGGTAAATGCAGGAATTTGCAACGCTTTAGGTTTGAAAAATGTAAAAATACTTCAACCTAAAAAGAATAATTTAAAGCAATTAAATGTTTATGTTCCGAATGATTATGCAGAACAGTTAAAAGAAGCTCTTTTTTCAGCAGGAGCCGGAAACATTGGTTTTTACGATGAATGTAGTTTTAAAACTGAAGGAAGTGGAACTTTCAGGCCGATTGAAGGTTCAAATCCTTTTTCAGGACAGCAGAATGTGAGAGAAAATGCAGATGAAAATATGATTTCAGTCATTTTTGAAGCGTATAAGCAACATCAGATTATTGCGGCAATGAAAGAGGTACATCCTTATGAAGAAGTAGCGCATCAAATTTATTCTTTAGATAATGAAAATCAATATGCCGGTTTGGGAATGTATGGTGAGCTTGATCAGAAGATGGACGAAAAAGATTTTCTGAGATTTATTAAAGATAAATTTAAAGTTGAGGTTGTTAAGCATTCAGATTTTACAGATAAAAAAATCAAAAGAGTAGGGGTTTTAGGCGGTTCCGGAGCGAGCGGGATAAAATCTGCCCTAGCAAAAAAATGCGACGCTTATATTACAGGTGATCTCAAATATCACGATTATTTCCTGGCAGAATCTAAAATGTTGCTTTGTGATGTAGGGCATTATGAATCAGAACAATGGGTTGCTCAACAAATATTTGAAATTTTATCACAAAAAATTAGTACATTTGCAATCTTAAATTCTAGCGAAAAAACAAACCCCGTAAATTATTTCCTTTAG
- a CDS encoding ion transporter translates to MEREHNLIPGDKLWKRFLYRIIYRADTKLGKLFDITLLSLILVSTFIIMMESVPKLDKKYHVYFIISEWIISVIFTAEYWARIAVLKNKKNYIFSFFGIIDFLSLVPFYLSFFFPVTKYFLIFRMLRMLRVFRVFNLLDFMNDGTVILRALKNSSRKIYIFLLFLIIFSVIVGSLMFMVEGGRPGFETIPQSIYWAVVTVTTVGYGDVSPITPTGKFFAVILMLAGYSIIAVPTGIVTAEMRNKRQNLELICDRCGNEDIDDDARYCKQCGKKLA, encoded by the coding sequence ATGGAAAGAGAACATAATCTTATTCCGGGAGACAAACTTTGGAAAAGATTTCTGTACCGAATCATATACCGAGCAGATACAAAACTCGGAAAACTGTTTGATATTACGCTTCTATCACTTATTTTAGTAAGTACTTTCATTATCATGATGGAAAGTGTGCCTAAACTTGATAAGAAATACCATGTTTATTTTATCATCTCAGAATGGATTATTTCTGTGATTTTCACTGCAGAATACTGGGCCAGGATTGCTGTTTTAAAAAATAAAAAAAATTATATCTTCAGCTTTTTCGGAATTATTGATTTTCTTTCGTTAGTTCCTTTTTACCTGAGTTTCTTTTTTCCTGTTACCAAATATTTTCTGATTTTCAGGATGCTTAGAATGCTGCGTGTTTTCAGAGTTTTTAATCTTTTAGATTTTATGAACGATGGAACGGTCATTCTTCGAGCTTTAAAAAACAGTTCAAGAAAAATTTATATTTTCCTTTTATTTTTAATTATCTTCTCTGTTATCGTTGGTTCTTTGATGTTTATGGTGGAAGGCGGAAGACCTGGTTTTGAAACAATCCCGCAATCAATTTACTGGGCGGTTGTAACGGTAACCACAGTAGGGTACGGTGATGTTTCGCCAATCACACCTACAGGGAAGTTTTTTGCGGTTATTTTAATGCTTGCCGGTTATTCGATTATTGCTGTTCCTACAGGAATTGTAACGGCAGAAATGAGAAACAAAAGGCAAAACCTTGAACTAATTTGCGATCGATGCGGAAATGAAGATATTGATGACGACGCAAGGTACTGCAAACAGTGTGGCAAGAAATTGGCTTAA
- a CDS encoding T9SS type A sorting domain-containing protein, with protein sequence MKKVLFIGLMALATMSSAQISYNYGWEPTGEGSWTSSGDSGWYGRSETTPCTGVGSMVANNYYNESSYLISPALTGSNGGDINVSFAYKVTEYSSNSTGASLADFGVIKLEWATSETGPWTTAYTIDDTSHVVSASCITKSATISGVPSSGDFFIRFEAKSALDTSDNYVYFDDITITQGAAPSCLDPSSVTVSNITSATADIAWNAPTVVPGSGYELYYSTNAAFPTSTTPPTYTGITGVSKMLSGLSPNTQYYAWVRSSCTATTKSAWSTASSFMTLCGVITPNFTFDFTGGINDCWEEADAGTPASTPSGTSSYWYETGFLNNGFEGAFAINLYTSSWLPETFDAWLITPVFNLSAGGYRVKFDYGLTEYGDTISGSLGSDDVVQFVVSQDGGTTWTVLQTWNAASNVSNSSTTYSYDLATYNGANTKFGFYATNGTVEDPEDVEFFIDNLVVEQISLSTNESNFAKNTIKAYPNPFADVLNISDLSNVKSISVMDISGRVVKTFNKPETTLHLGGLNAGMYLVVLNMKDGSKQTIKTIKK encoded by the coding sequence ATGAAAAAAGTTTTATTCATAGGCTTAATGGCGTTGGCAACAATGTCATCAGCGCAAATCTCCTACAACTACGGCTGGGAGCCTACAGGAGAAGGCTCTTGGACTTCTAGTGGTGATTCAGGATGGTATGGCAGATCAGAAACTACACCTTGTACAGGAGTTGGAAGTATGGTGGCTAATAATTATTACAATGAATCATCTTACCTAATATCTCCTGCTTTAACGGGGTCGAATGGTGGAGATATAAATGTAAGTTTTGCTTATAAAGTTACTGAATATTCCAGCAATAGTACAGGTGCTTCGCTAGCAGATTTTGGCGTTATAAAATTAGAATGGGCAACTTCTGAAACCGGACCATGGACGACAGCTTATACAATAGATGACACAAGTCATGTAGTATCTGCATCTTGCATTACTAAATCTGCTACTATTTCCGGTGTACCATCTTCTGGAGATTTTTTTATTAGATTTGAAGCAAAATCAGCGCTCGATACATCAGATAATTATGTTTATTTTGATGATATTACTATAACTCAGGGAGCTGCACCATCATGTCTTGATCCTAGCTCTGTAACGGTATCGAATATAACATCTGCAACTGCTGATATTGCTTGGAATGCCCCTACGGTAGTTCCGGGAAGTGGATATGAACTTTACTATAGTACAAATGCAGCTTTTCCAACTTCTACAACTCCTCCCACTTATACGGGAATTACTGGAGTTTCTAAAATGTTGTCTGGGCTTTCTCCTAATACTCAATATTATGCTTGGGTAAGGTCTAGCTGTACAGCGACTACAAAAAGCGCCTGGTCAACAGCAAGTTCATTTATGACATTATGTGGAGTAATTACACCTAATTTTACTTTTGATTTTACTGGTGGTATTAATGACTGTTGGGAGGAAGCAGATGCGGGGACGCCGGCAAGTACTCCGTCTGGAACTTCTTCATACTGGTATGAGACTGGATTCTTAAATAATGGATTTGAGGGTGCTTTTGCTATCAATCTTTATACTAGTTCATGGCTTCCGGAAACATTTGATGCTTGGCTAATTACTCCAGTATTTAATCTTTCTGCGGGAGGGTATCGTGTAAAATTTGATTATGGATTAACTGAATATGGGGATACAATTTCGGGTTCTTTAGGTTCCGATGATGTAGTACAGTTTGTAGTTTCTCAGGATGGTGGAACTACATGGACGGTTCTTCAAACCTGGAATGCTGCAAGCAACGTATCTAATAGCTCAACTACCTATTCGTATGACCTTGCAACATATAATGGTGCAAATACAAAATTTGGATTTTATGCCACTAATGGTACTGTAGAAGACCCTGAAGATGTAGAATTTTTTATAGATAATCTTGTCGTTGAGCAGATTTCATTATCGACCAATGAATCTAATTTTGCTAAAAATACAATCAAGGCTTACCCAAATCCATTTGCTGATGTCCTGAATATTTCAGACCTAAGCAATGTAAAATCTATTTCTGTAATGGATATTTCTGGTAGAGTAGTGAAAACTTTTAATAAGCCGGAAACCACTCTTCATTTAGGGGGATTAAATGCAGGAATGTATTTAGTTGTTCTGAACATGAAAGATGGTTCTAAACAGACTATTAAAACAATTAAAAAATAA